A section of the Pseudomonas tritici genome encodes:
- a CDS encoding DegT/DnrJ/EryC1/StrS family aminotransferase: MISFLDLKKINAVMREELIESCTRVIDSGWFIGGSELSNFEAQFATYTQSRHCIGVANGLDALNLTLRAWKELGKLKEGDEVIVPANTYIASILAITENRLTPVLVEPTVTTYNLNPQLVEAAITPRTRVIMPVHLYGQLCDMPALTSLAKRYNLLVLEDSAQAHGARDNGRCAGSWGDASGFSFYPGKNLGALGDAGAITTDDDELADTVRALRNYGSHEKYKNLYQGVNSRLDEIQAAMLSVKLKYLDEQTKGRRDVAQKYMEGIRNPGITLPVAAGTPVQSLENHVWHVFVIRCERRDELQQYLLAQGIQTIIHYPVPAHQQRAYKQWSSRSYPLTEAIHKQVLSLPISPVMTPSEVEFVITAVNNFECEV, from the coding sequence ATGATCAGCTTTCTCGATTTGAAAAAAATCAATGCGGTGATGCGCGAAGAATTAATTGAGTCTTGCACTCGAGTTATTGATTCAGGCTGGTTTATCGGCGGCAGTGAGTTATCTAACTTTGAAGCACAATTTGCGACCTATACGCAAAGCCGCCACTGCATCGGCGTGGCGAATGGCCTAGATGCGCTGAACCTGACACTGCGCGCATGGAAGGAGTTAGGCAAGCTTAAGGAGGGAGATGAAGTTATCGTCCCCGCCAATACCTATATCGCAAGCATTCTGGCCATTACGGAAAATCGGCTGACACCCGTCTTAGTAGAGCCGACGGTAACGACGTACAACTTGAACCCCCAGCTTGTCGAGGCCGCTATTACACCCAGGACCCGGGTCATTATGCCGGTGCACCTGTATGGCCAACTGTGCGATATGCCAGCGTTAACGTCTCTCGCGAAAAGATACAACCTCCTTGTATTGGAGGACTCCGCTCAAGCACACGGCGCCCGTGATAATGGTCGCTGCGCGGGTAGCTGGGGCGATGCATCCGGATTCAGCTTTTACCCCGGGAAAAATCTAGGGGCGTTGGGCGATGCGGGGGCGATCACCACAGACGATGACGAACTGGCCGACACCGTGAGAGCACTACGAAATTACGGCTCACACGAGAAATACAAGAACCTCTATCAAGGCGTGAACAGCCGCCTCGACGAAATTCAAGCGGCCATGCTGAGTGTCAAACTCAAGTATCTGGATGAGCAGACGAAAGGTCGACGAGATGTCGCCCAGAAATACATGGAGGGCATCCGCAACCCCGGCATAACGCTGCCAGTAGCAGCGGGAACACCCGTGCAATCCCTTGAAAATCATGTTTGGCACGTATTTGTTATTCGATGCGAACGACGCGATGAATTGCAGCAGTATTTGCTCGCTCAAGGGATTCAAACGATCATTCACTACCCTGTTCCAGCACACCAACAACGGGCCTACAAGCAGTGGAGCTCTCGTAGTTACCCCCTGACCGAGGCGATACACAAGCAAGTGCTGAGTCTGCCGATAAGCCCTGTCATGACACCGTCAGAAGTTGAATTTGTCATCACAGCTGTCAATAATTTTGAGTGTGAAGTGTGA
- the eat gene encoding ethanolamine permease — MNTQLKPTLGTLHLWGIAVGLVISGEYFGWSYGWGVAGTLGFLVTSLMVAAMYTCFIFSFTELTTAIPHAGGPFAYSRRAFGEKGGLIAGLATLIEFVFAPPAIALAIGAYLNVQFPALDPKHAAVGAYIVFMGLNILGVKLAATFELVVCVLAVAELLVFMGVVAPAFSFSNFALNGWAGSDTFGAPAIAGMFAAIPFAIWFFLAIEGAAMAAEEAKDPKRTIPKAYISGILTLVILAMGVMFFAGGVGDWRTLSNINDPLPQAMKTVVGDSSGWLHMLVWIGLFGLVASFHGIILGYSRQFFALARAGYLPSFLAKLSRFQTPHRAIIAGGVVGIAAIYSDGLINLGGMTLTAAMITMAVFGAIVMYIMSMLSLFKLRKTEPLLERTFRAPGYPIVPGIALVLAVVCLVAMAWFNTLIGLIFLGFMAVGFVYFQMTAQDRADAPADAMLTGL, encoded by the coding sequence ATGAACACACAACTCAAACCCACCTTGGGCACCCTGCACTTGTGGGGTATCGCCGTCGGCCTGGTGATTTCCGGTGAATACTTCGGCTGGAGCTATGGCTGGGGCGTCGCCGGGACCTTGGGCTTTTTGGTGACCTCGTTGATGGTCGCCGCCATGTACACCTGCTTCATCTTCAGTTTCACCGAGCTGACTACCGCGATTCCTCACGCGGGTGGGCCGTTTGCCTACAGCCGTCGTGCCTTTGGTGAGAAAGGCGGTTTGATCGCGGGGCTCGCGACCTTGATCGAGTTCGTCTTCGCGCCGCCTGCGATCGCCTTGGCCATCGGCGCTTATCTGAACGTGCAATTCCCGGCACTGGACCCGAAACACGCGGCCGTCGGCGCGTACATCGTGTTCATGGGCCTGAACATCCTTGGTGTGAAACTCGCCGCCACCTTCGAATTGGTCGTGTGCGTACTCGCCGTCGCCGAGTTGCTGGTGTTTATGGGCGTCGTAGCGCCCGCCTTCAGCTTCAGCAACTTCGCCCTGAACGGCTGGGCCGGTTCCGACACCTTTGGCGCCCCGGCAATTGCCGGCATGTTTGCCGCGATTCCGTTTGCTATCTGGTTCTTCCTCGCCATCGAAGGCGCGGCCATGGCCGCCGAAGAAGCGAAAGATCCGAAGCGCACCATTCCAAAAGCCTACATCAGCGGCATCCTGACCCTGGTGATCCTGGCCATGGGTGTGATGTTCTTTGCCGGCGGCGTGGGCGACTGGCGCACCCTCTCCAATATCAACGACCCATTGCCACAAGCCATGAAAACCGTGGTTGGCGACAGCTCCGGCTGGTTGCACATGCTGGTGTGGATCGGCCTGTTTGGCCTGGTGGCGAGTTTCCACGGCATTATCCTGGGCTACTCGCGCCAATTCTTCGCCCTGGCCCGCGCCGGCTACCTGCCGTCCTTCCTCGCCAAACTGTCGCGTTTTCAGACACCACACCGGGCAATCATCGCCGGCGGCGTGGTGGGTATCGCCGCGATCTACAGCGACGGCCTGATCAACCTGGGCGGCATGACACTGACCGCAGCGATGATCACCATGGCCGTATTCGGCGCCATTGTGATGTACATCATGAGCATGCTCAGCCTGTTCAAACTGCGTAAGACCGAACCGTTGCTGGAGCGCACCTTCCGCGCACCGGGCTACCCCATCGTGCCGGGCATTGCGCTGGTGCTGGCGGTGGTGTGCCTGGTGGCCATGGCCTGGTTCAACACGCTGATCGGACTGATCTTCCTGGGCTTTATGGCCGTTGGGTTCGTTTACTTCCAGATGACCGCGCAAGACCGCGCGGATGCCCCTGCGGATGCGATGTTGACCGGACTCTGA
- a CDS encoding ABC transporter ATP-binding protein, whose translation MIASLIRLWRSLTLKRKVQLSIILVLMIIASFAEVLSIGAIVPFLAVLINPEKIMDQPLASSMFSALGINAADGLLLPLTVIFALAAILSGVSRFVLMWAQNRFSSAVGSDLAGGIYKSVIHQPYSMHLSRNSSEVTTAIFNKVDTVVREFLIPTLTIASSAFMMLAILIIVLAIEPIVALLAFASFGSVYILVIFATKKQLGKDSLEVSSSSDKLLKLLNESLEGIRDVIIDSSQLNYRKDFDTTDSTLRRAKANIQIIANAPRYTIESFGMLMVAVFAYWLAQQPGGLLASIPMLGALALAAQRLLPVLQQSYAAWACIRGAHDSLLDVLDLLPETDVQLDTETPRTHQPFNHSLSLNAVSFRYGEDGPWVLKDINLKIPKGGRVGLVGATGSGKSTLLDMLMGLLPPTEGTFLVDDQQITTANCRNWQSNIAHVPQLIFLSDASVAENIAFGIPYQDIDFERVRRAAEKAQMAEVIESWTNSYDTPVGERGVFLSGGQRQRIAIARAFYKEAKVIVLDEATSALDSKTELEVMRAVEGLGEDITLIVIAHRLNTLKGCDTVVEIENGMIVKSGSYQSLCGAT comes from the coding sequence ATGATTGCATCGTTAATTCGACTCTGGAGGAGTCTTACACTAAAAAGGAAGGTACAGCTATCTATCATCCTTGTTCTTATGATCATCGCTTCGTTTGCCGAAGTGTTGAGCATTGGCGCGATAGTTCCCTTTCTAGCGGTGCTGATCAATCCAGAAAAAATAATGGATCAGCCGTTGGCGAGCAGTATGTTCTCAGCACTTGGTATCAATGCCGCTGACGGACTGCTTCTGCCGCTTACTGTGATCTTCGCACTTGCAGCTATTCTGTCAGGGGTTAGTCGTTTTGTCTTGATGTGGGCACAGAACCGCTTCAGCTCCGCGGTAGGCAGCGACTTGGCGGGCGGCATATATAAGTCAGTCATCCATCAGCCCTACAGCATGCACCTGTCACGAAATAGCAGTGAGGTCACTACCGCGATCTTCAACAAAGTTGATACTGTTGTCCGTGAATTTCTCATCCCCACGCTGACGATTGCCAGCTCGGCGTTTATGATGCTGGCGATACTTATCATCGTATTGGCGATTGAGCCGATTGTGGCGCTCCTTGCATTTGCCAGCTTTGGCAGTGTTTACATATTAGTCATTTTCGCGACAAAAAAACAACTTGGCAAAGACAGCCTTGAGGTGAGTTCAAGCTCGGACAAACTTTTAAAGTTATTGAATGAAAGCCTTGAAGGTATTCGTGACGTTATCATCGACTCTTCTCAGCTTAATTATCGGAAAGACTTCGACACTACCGATTCAACGTTGCGCAGAGCCAAAGCCAACATACAAATTATCGCGAATGCACCACGCTATACGATCGAATCGTTTGGCATGTTGATGGTCGCAGTCTTTGCCTACTGGCTCGCACAGCAACCAGGAGGATTATTAGCTTCTATACCTATGCTGGGAGCACTGGCACTGGCGGCGCAACGCCTATTACCAGTATTGCAACAGTCCTATGCCGCCTGGGCCTGCATTAGAGGCGCGCATGATTCTTTGCTGGATGTACTCGACCTGCTTCCAGAGACAGACGTTCAGCTCGACACAGAAACTCCCCGGACCCATCAACCGTTCAATCATTCGCTATCGCTTAACGCTGTATCTTTTCGCTATGGTGAAGATGGTCCGTGGGTTCTCAAGGACATCAATCTGAAAATCCCTAAGGGTGGCCGTGTCGGGTTAGTTGGAGCAACTGGGAGTGGCAAAAGTACGCTGCTCGACATGTTGATGGGCTTGCTGCCACCGACCGAAGGTACTTTCCTGGTAGACGACCAGCAAATCACAACAGCCAATTGCCGCAACTGGCAGTCCAATATTGCACATGTCCCTCAGCTGATATTTCTATCCGACGCCTCTGTCGCCGAAAACATTGCCTTTGGGATACCTTATCAAGATATTGACTTTGAACGCGTTCGTCGGGCGGCGGAAAAAGCTCAAATGGCAGAAGTTATCGAGTCATGGACGAATAGCTATGATACGCCCGTGGGAGAAAGAGGCGTTTTTCTGTCCGGTGGACAGCGTCAGCGCATCGCGATTGCCCGAGCCTTTTACAAAGAAGCAAAAGTCATTGTCCTAGACGAGGCAACCAGTGCGCTCGACAGCAAAACCGAGCTCGAGGTGATGCGAGCCGTAGAGGGGCTGGGAGAGGACATAACACTGATAGTGATAGCTCATCGACTCAACACCCTCAAGGGATGTGACACGGTTGTAGAAATAGAGAATGGCATGATCGTGAAGAGCGGATCCTACCAGTCCCTATGCGGCGCCACATAA
- a CDS encoding GntR family transcriptional regulator, producing MTSSLSLADQIALELRADIIGGRLLPGIPLVEVDLVKAYNASRNTIREALHRLGQEGLTRYVRNKGVMVRRLEREEVRDLFVVRRTLELQAIAQSGALTEDQSERMQNAIDATTLAREREDWRAVATHSLVFHQQIVGLMRSPLFDEFFAQVIAQLRLVFCAAPDEERFQSPWLERDREIYTLLIQQDKPAAGEAMSLYLDDSERLSLALFHHP from the coding sequence ATGACATCCAGCTTGTCTTTAGCCGACCAGATTGCCCTGGAGCTTCGCGCTGACATCATCGGCGGGCGGCTTTTGCCGGGGATACCGTTGGTCGAGGTGGACCTGGTGAAAGCCTACAACGCCTCACGTAACACCATCCGCGAAGCATTGCACCGTCTCGGCCAAGAAGGCCTGACCCGCTACGTGCGCAACAAGGGCGTCATGGTCCGGCGGCTGGAACGTGAGGAGGTGCGTGATTTGTTTGTAGTCCGCCGTACCCTGGAGTTGCAGGCCATCGCCCAGAGCGGCGCTCTGACAGAGGATCAATCCGAGCGCATGCAAAACGCAATCGACGCCACCACCCTGGCCCGTGAGCGCGAAGATTGGCGAGCGGTCGCCACCCACAGCTTGGTGTTCCACCAGCAAATCGTTGGGTTGATGCGCAGCCCTTTGTTCGATGAGTTTTTTGCCCAGGTCATCGCGCAGCTGCGTCTGGTGTTTTGCGCGGCGCCTGATGAAGAGCGCTTCCAGTCGCCGTGGTTGGAGCGTGATCGTGAGATTTACACGTTATTGATCCAGCAGGATAAACCGGCGGCAGGGGAGGCGATGAGCCTGTACCTGGATGATTCGGAACGCCTTTCCCTGGCCTTGTTTCACCACCCCTGA
- a CDS encoding DUF2897 family protein, which translates to MPWYAWLIMVVAIGSIVGGLMMLRDSANKVELTDEQRKRVADRNAQADAKDAQDR; encoded by the coding sequence ATGCCGTGGTATGCGTGGTTGATTATGGTGGTCGCGATCGGGTCGATCGTCGGTGGGCTGATGATGCTGCGAGACAGCGCCAACAAGGTGGAACTCACCGACGAACAACGTAAGCGCGTCGCCGACCGCAACGCCCAGGCGGATGCGAAGGACGCGCAGGATCGCTGA
- a CDS encoding TetR/AcrR family transcriptional regulator: MRYSSDHKAQTHQRIIKEASVRFRRDGIGATGLQPLMKALNLTHGGFYAHFKSKGELVEKALQAAAAELDVRCEMLFSQERPLEAFIDSYLSERHMTTPDQGCPLPTMSSELGLKGQHSATTDAVLNARIKQIETALAAGQGDARSLVIMSTLVGALVLARSVEDKALAMHILEVVRENLKTQVSEDEKAGQ; this comes from the coding sequence ATGCGTTATTCATCCGACCACAAAGCCCAGACCCACCAACGCATCATCAAGGAAGCCTCCGTGCGTTTTCGCCGCGACGGTATCGGCGCCACGGGCCTGCAACCCCTGATGAAAGCGCTGAACCTGACCCACGGCGGCTTCTACGCACACTTCAAGTCCAAAGGCGAGCTGGTAGAAAAGGCCCTGCAGGCCGCAGCTGCCGAGCTGGATGTACGTTGCGAAATGCTGTTCAGTCAGGAGCGACCGCTAGAAGCGTTCATCGACAGCTACCTCTCGGAGCGGCACATGACCACTCCTGATCAGGGATGCCCGCTGCCAACGATGTCCTCCGAACTGGGACTGAAAGGCCAGCACAGTGCAACAACGGATGCAGTGCTCAACGCACGGATCAAACAGATCGAAACGGCTTTGGCGGCTGGGCAAGGTGATGCACGCAGCTTGGTGATAATGTCGACATTGGTGGGTGCTTTGGTGCTGGCCCGGAGCGTTGAGGACAAAGCACTGGCGATGCACATATTGGAAGTGGTGCGAGAAAACTTGAAAACCCAGGTTTCAGAGGATGAAAAAGCCGGTCAATGA
- a CDS encoding sugar 3,4-ketoisomerase: protein MSLIKWIDFPSLGDERGGLVALEIGMEKAIPFDIKRVYYIYRTAEDVSRGFHAHRNLKQVAICVMGKLRMVLDNGLDREECWMENPTKGILIESMVWREMHDFSDDCILLVLASEHYDESDYIRNYEDFVEAAKNA from the coding sequence ATGAGCTTAATCAAGTGGATTGACTTTCCTAGTTTGGGTGACGAGAGGGGGGGGCTGGTAGCGCTCGAAATCGGCATGGAAAAGGCAATTCCGTTTGATATCAAGCGTGTCTACTATATTTATCGGACGGCTGAAGATGTTAGCCGGGGATTTCATGCGCACCGCAACTTAAAGCAAGTTGCTATTTGCGTTATGGGGAAACTCAGAATGGTCCTTGATAATGGGCTAGACCGCGAAGAATGCTGGATGGAAAACCCTACCAAGGGAATATTGATTGAGAGCATGGTATGGCGAGAAATGCACGACTTTAGCGACGACTGCATTTTGTTAGTACTGGCCAGCGAGCATTATGATGAGTCGGACTATATTCGCAATTATGAAGATTTCGTAGAGGCGGCGAAAAATGCCTAA
- a CDS encoding glycosyltransferase family A protein produces the protein MIKDNFTFAILTFNHESYIIEHLESIRYLIENFGSAYNVNLIIADDGSRDRTIELAKHWLLTHEALFSYVIVLADGSNRGTCFNYTRLWPLIKSDLFKITAGDDVYSCVNIFNQIERLGHNDFFSGLPLLLIDGRIGESRSTIFHILATDVIYKGKKFIERLKGISSINTPNLFCNRKFLDDKDLCSFINTFSVTEDFPMIVKIANSYENITFVQAKEVYVYYRRTPGSTYLIRGSDFDVDKLQVFDYMLSNEKNWLDKLILKNRIYCYKLNNTLLKKLLNIGYHLYLFNVVVNLFPIIKACSQSPSNSHVHQAHYDLIAKRARTFLQNAQSAATHN, from the coding sequence ATGATCAAGGACAACTTTACGTTTGCGATTCTGACGTTCAATCACGAATCGTATATAATTGAACACCTTGAAAGCATAAGGTATTTGATCGAAAATTTCGGTTCTGCGTACAACGTCAACCTGATCATCGCGGATGACGGCTCTCGAGACCGAACCATTGAACTGGCCAAACACTGGCTATTGACGCACGAAGCCTTATTTTCCTATGTCATCGTTCTGGCCGACGGCTCGAATCGCGGCACCTGCTTTAACTACACCCGCCTATGGCCGCTGATTAAGAGTGATTTGTTCAAAATAACTGCCGGTGACGACGTTTATTCTTGCGTAAATATTTTCAATCAAATTGAACGCTTAGGGCATAACGATTTTTTCTCAGGCCTACCCTTACTATTAATTGACGGAAGGATTGGCGAGTCACGTTCTACTATTTTCCATATTTTGGCGACGGACGTTATCTATAAAGGGAAAAAATTTATAGAGCGCCTAAAAGGAATCAGTAGTATCAATACGCCAAATTTATTTTGTAATAGAAAATTTTTAGACGACAAAGACCTGTGCAGCTTTATAAACACCTTTAGTGTTACTGAGGATTTTCCGATGATCGTGAAAATCGCGAACTCTTACGAAAACATTACTTTTGTCCAAGCCAAGGAAGTATATGTTTACTACAGGCGAACCCCAGGCTCCACTTATCTTATTCGGGGCTCTGACTTCGATGTGGATAAATTGCAAGTCTTTGACTACATGCTCTCTAATGAGAAAAACTGGCTGGACAAACTCATTCTGAAAAATAGAATTTATTGCTACAAACTTAACAATACCCTTTTGAAAAAATTGCTGAATATCGGATATCATTTATACCTGTTTAACGTGGTAGTGAATTTATTCCCAATTATCAAAGCGTGTTCACAATCACCTTCAAATTCACACGTACACCAAGCACACTACGACCTCATTGCTAAACGAGCACGCACCTTTCTGCAAAACGCACAGAGCGCAGCAACACATAATTAA
- the kdpF gene encoding K(+)-transporting ATPase subunit F: protein MSVLDGVSLLLAVALFIYLLVALLRADRN from the coding sequence ATGAGCGTTCTGGACGGGGTGTCACTGCTATTGGCCGTGGCGCTGTTCATTTATCTGCTGGTTGCGCTGTTACGCGCGGATCGGAACTAG
- a CDS encoding urea carboxylase-associated family protein, with protein sequence MYKDYPAAYQVSKGSALQVDTAFYERIRDQKQQRTLIEQFEVPIRTGRAWKVPAGHVFRVTTPVGPQVGDFNVWNANDPRERLWAARTRQLQGAHVSTHDRLWSNLPFLRPLVTITDDSLAGYGIDEHGGRLHDLLGTRCDPYVNRILTGEDFHHHCHSNLTRAVLPHGLTEFDVHDVLNIFQCTGLNHDDMYFMKACPAQKGDYLEFFAEIDLLCALSTCPGGDLSLPMWGPDAQDPLTVCRPLGVEIYKLEDELLNGWSQPERAAYKGQHGLHIAKADWE encoded by the coding sequence ATGTACAAAGACTATCCGGCCGCTTATCAGGTCAGCAAAGGTTCGGCGCTGCAGGTCGACACGGCGTTTTACGAGCGCATCCGTGACCAAAAACAGCAACGTACGTTGATCGAGCAGTTCGAGGTGCCAATCCGCACGGGCAGGGCGTGGAAGGTGCCGGCTGGGCATGTGTTTCGTGTGACCACGCCGGTCGGTCCACAGGTGGGTGACTTCAATGTGTGGAACGCCAACGACCCTCGCGAACGCCTGTGGGCAGCGCGCACGCGTCAGTTGCAGGGCGCGCATGTGAGCACTCATGACCGGTTGTGGTCGAACCTGCCATTTCTAAGGCCTCTGGTGACGATCACCGATGACAGCCTGGCGGGCTACGGGATCGATGAGCACGGCGGGCGCTTGCATGATTTGCTCGGCACGCGTTGCGATCCGTATGTGAATCGGATACTCACCGGCGAGGACTTCCATCACCATTGCCATTCGAACCTGACTCGCGCGGTGTTACCCCACGGTCTGACGGAATTCGACGTGCATGACGTACTGAACATTTTCCAGTGCACGGGCCTGAATCATGACGACATGTATTTCATGAAGGCTTGCCCGGCGCAGAAGGGCGATTACCTGGAGTTTTTTGCAGAGATTGATTTGCTGTGTGCGCTGTCGACGTGCCCGGGCGGGGATTTATCGCTGCCGATGTGGGGGCCGGATGCACAGGACCCTCTGACGGTATGCCGTCCGTTGGGGGTTGAAATTTATAAGTTGGAAGATGAATTGCTGAACGGCTGGAGCCAGCCGGAGCGTGCTGCTTATAAAGGGCAGCACGGGTTGCATATTGCCAAGGCGGATTGGGAGTAA
- a CDS encoding ComEA family DNA-binding protein — MQNTFLTSLIFAFLTTLSVTTTAAPSIKPEAPTPITAQMPKTDQSAKVNLNAADAETLRRDLFGIGASKAKAIIAYRESNGPFTAVDELLEVKGIGKALLEKNRERLVIN, encoded by the coding sequence ATGCAAAATACCTTCCTCACCTCCCTAATCTTCGCCTTCCTCACCACCCTCTCCGTAACTACCACCGCAGCCCCCTCCATCAAACCGGAAGCCCCAACCCCCATCACCGCCCAGATGCCCAAAACCGACCAATCCGCCAAGGTCAACCTCAACGCCGCCGACGCCGAGACCCTGCGCCGTGACCTCTTCGGTATAGGTGCCTCCAAAGCCAAAGCAATCATCGCCTACCGTGAAAGCAACGGCCCGTTCACGGCGGTGGATGAGTTGTTGGAGGTGAAGGGCATCGGCAAGGCGTTGCTGGAGAAGAATCGCGAGAGGCTTGTAATCAACTAA
- a CDS encoding acyltransferase — MPKIHPLADVKSEKIGAATRIWQFSIVFEGATIGSNCNVCAHTLIESDVIIGNNVTIKSGVFLWDGTRIEDDVFLGPNATLTNDPMPRSKIYPETFKGITIMKGASIGANATLLPGVTVGSYAMVGAGAVVTKNVPDRAVVIGNPAKIIRYVDK, encoded by the coding sequence ATGCCTAAGATTCACCCGCTGGCAGACGTTAAAAGCGAAAAAATTGGGGCCGCCACACGAATTTGGCAGTTCAGCATTGTTTTTGAAGGTGCCACCATCGGAAGTAACTGTAATGTCTGCGCACATACTTTAATCGAAAGTGACGTTATCATTGGTAATAATGTAACCATAAAGTCAGGTGTGTTCTTATGGGATGGAACCCGCATTGAGGATGACGTTTTTTTAGGCCCCAATGCTACGCTCACAAATGACCCCATGCCCAGATCAAAGATTTACCCAGAAACGTTCAAGGGCATAACAATTATGAAGGGGGCCAGCATTGGCGCCAATGCCACTCTGCTGCCGGGTGTAACTGTCGGTTCCTATGCGATGGTTGGTGCGGGTGCCGTTGTAACAAAGAACGTTCCAGACCGCGCCGTAGTTATCGGCAACCCCGCGAAAATCATCAGGTATGTCGATAAATGA
- the kdpA gene encoding potassium-transporting ATPase subunit KdpA, with protein MHSYDYWLIIAFFAVVLVPAPFLGRFYYKVMEGQRTWLSPVLWPVEKACYRLSGVDEQQEQSWQKYMLALLAFNLAGFLLLFAILVFQDYLPLNPQKLPGQEWTLAFNTAVSFMTNTNWQSYSGEASLSYLSQMAGLTVQNFVSAATGLAVLVALCRGIGRKSAQTLGNFWVDMTRATLYGLLPLCLVLALFLVWQGVPQTFAHYVDAVTMQGVDQVIPLGPAASQIAIKQLGTNGGGFFGVNSAHPFEDPTAWANLFEVASIILIPVALVFTFGHYVKDLRQSRAILGCMLALFLIGGATSLWSEYQPNPTLNNPAVEQTAPLEGKEARFGTTGTVLWSVTTTAASNGSVNGMQDSLSPLSGMVALVNMMVGEVIFGGVGAGMYGMLLNVLIAVFLAGLMIGRTPEYLGKKLQAKEVQLLVVTLLVMPVGVLVLGAIAASLPGPAGAISNPGPHGFSQLLYAYTSASANNGSAFGGFSANTPFHNLMLGLGMLIGRFGYILPVLALAGSLAMKKAAPIGQNSFPTHGPLFVTLLTVTILLVGGLTFLPTLALGPIAEHLSMAASK; from the coding sequence ATGCACAGTTATGACTATTGGCTGATCATTGCCTTTTTTGCCGTGGTGCTGGTGCCGGCCCCGTTCCTGGGGCGGTTCTATTACAAGGTGATGGAAGGGCAGCGCACCTGGCTGAGCCCGGTTCTGTGGCCTGTGGAAAAAGCCTGTTATCGCCTGTCGGGCGTGGACGAGCAGCAGGAACAAAGCTGGCAGAAATACATGCTGGCCTTGCTCGCGTTCAACCTCGCGGGTTTCTTGCTGTTGTTCGCGATCCTGGTGTTCCAGGACTATCTCCCACTGAACCCGCAGAAATTGCCGGGTCAGGAATGGACGCTGGCCTTCAACACTGCGGTCAGTTTCATGACCAACACCAACTGGCAGTCCTACAGCGGTGAGGCGTCTTTAAGCTACCTCAGCCAAATGGCCGGCCTCACCGTGCAGAACTTCGTCAGTGCTGCCACTGGCCTGGCAGTCCTGGTCGCGCTTTGCCGTGGGATTGGTCGCAAATCGGCGCAGACTTTGGGCAACTTCTGGGTCGACATGACCCGCGCCACCCTCTACGGCCTGCTGCCGTTGTGCCTGGTGCTGGCGTTGTTCCTGGTGTGGCAGGGCGTTCCGCAAACCTTCGCTCACTACGTTGATGCCGTGACGATGCAAGGCGTGGATCAAGTGATCCCCCTGGGCCCGGCAGCCAGCCAGATTGCGATCAAGCAGTTGGGCACCAACGGCGGTGGCTTTTTTGGTGTCAACTCGGCGCACCCGTTCGAAGACCCGACTGCCTGGGCCAACCTGTTCGAAGTGGCATCGATCATCCTGATCCCGGTGGCGCTGGTGTTCACCTTCGGCCACTACGTCAAAGACCTGCGTCAGAGCCGTGCGATTCTCGGCTGCATGCTGGCGCTGTTCCTGATCGGCGGCGCGACCTCTTTGTGGTCCGAATACCAGCCCAACCCGACCCTGAACAACCCGGCCGTGGAGCAGACCGCGCCGCTGGAAGGTAAGGAAGCGCGCTTCGGCACCACTGGCACGGTGCTGTGGTCGGTGACCACCACCGCAGCGTCCAACGGTTCGGTCAACGGCATGCAGGACAGCCTCAGTCCCCTCAGCGGCATGGTGGCGCTGGTCAACATGATGGTCGGCGAAGTGATCTTCGGCGGCGTCGGCGCCGGGATGTACGGCATGTTGCTCAACGTGTTGATCGCGGTGTTCCTCGCCGGCCTGATGATCGGCCGCACCCCGGAATACCTCGGCAAGAAGCTGCAGGCCAAGGAAGTGCAATTGCTGGTGGTGACCCTGCTGGTCATGCCGGTTGGCGTACTCGTGCTCGGCGCCATTGCCGCGAGCCTGCCTGGCCCGGCCGGTGCCATCAGCAACCCAGGTCCGCACGGCTTCAGCCAGTTGCTCTACGCCTACACCTCGGCCAGTGCCAACAACGGCTCGGCGTTCGGCGGCTTCAGTGCCAACACGCCGTTCCACAACCTGATGCTCGGCCTGGGCATGTTGATCGGTCGCTTCGGCTACATCCTTCCGGTACTGGCCCTGGCCGGCAGCCTGGCGATGAAGAAGGCCGCACCGATTGGCCAGAACAGCTTCCCGACCCATGGCCCGCTGTTCGTGACCCTGTTGACCGTGACCATTTTGCTGGTGGGCGGCCTGACCTTCCTGCCGACGCTGGCACTGGGCCCAATTGCTGAACACTTGAGCATGGCTGCCTCTAAATGA